Proteins found in one Pseudomonas mosselii genomic segment:
- a CDS encoding YdcF family protein, with translation MPLRFFIKQWLMPPGILFLLLLAAWWWRRRRPRLAAACFALGLGGLWLMSLPLTVEQVARALETEPALRADEWSSLATRADAIVILGAGRERGDPAWEGTDQPTYIALERMRYAAQLAKASRLPVLTSGGLHYGTPPSEAQLMADRLLADFAVKVTWKEEASRTTWENAEFSAKVLQPLGIRRVVVVTQAWHMQRSRWSFERAGFEVVSAPVGFLGRDHARPFAGLLPESRAMWQSGQLLNEAVGLLGYRLFY, from the coding sequence ATGCCGCTGCGCTTTTTCATCAAACAATGGCTGATGCCGCCCGGCATCCTGTTCCTGCTGTTGCTGGCTGCCTGGTGGTGGCGCCGTCGCCGTCCGCGTCTGGCGGCGGCCTGTTTTGCCCTGGGCTTGGGGGGCTTGTGGTTGATGAGCCTGCCGTTGACTGTCGAGCAGGTTGCCCGGGCTCTTGAAACAGAGCCAGCGTTGAGGGCCGATGAATGGTCGAGTCTGGCGACCAGGGCCGATGCCATCGTGATCCTGGGGGCCGGGCGCGAGCGCGGTGATCCAGCGTGGGAAGGCACCGACCAGCCGACCTACATCGCGCTGGAGCGCATGCGCTATGCCGCCCAGCTGGCCAAGGCCTCGAGGTTGCCGGTGCTGACCAGCGGTGGCTTGCACTATGGCACGCCGCCCAGTGAAGCTCAGCTGATGGCTGACCGGCTGCTGGCCGACTTTGCTGTGAAGGTCACCTGGAAGGAGGAGGCTAGCCGCACCACTTGGGAAAACGCCGAGTTCAGCGCCAAGGTGTTGCAGCCACTGGGCATCAGGCGCGTGGTGGTGGTGACCCAGGCCTGGCACATGCAGCGTTCGCGCTGGAGCTTCGAGCGGGCCGGGTTCGAGGTGGTGTCGGCGCCGGTGGGCTTCCTCGGGCGCGATCATGCGCGACCGTTCGCCGGGTTGCTGCCGGAAAGCCGGGCCATGTGGCAGAGCGGGCAGTTGCTGAACGAGGCGGTGGGGTTGCTGGGGTATCGGTTGTTCTACTGA
- a CDS encoding lytic murein transglycosylase — protein sequence MPSRLTLRWQPRQLIAATSFILLVACAEKPTAADALPLAPAQPAPVVTLPGTAPEASSEIQPLQTFAQWQAGFRQQALQAGISANLFDRAFLGVTPDMDVIKADRSQPEFTRPVWEYLDGALSPLRVRNGKKLLEQNAELLARIEQRYGVDRQVLVSVWGMESNFGQFQGSKSVIRSLATLAYEGRRPQFAQDQLIAALQILQNGDIQPDAMRGSWAGAMGQTQFIPTTYLTHAVDFDGDGRRDIWNSTADALASTAHYLQASGWKRGQPWGFEVQVPAGFDYWLADGSQRKSVSEWLQLGVKLPAGTTLPAGSSQLSAALLLPAGARGPAFLVLDNFRAILKYNNSSSYALAVSLLGDRFYGWGFIAGSWPKEDLPLSRSERIELQTLLNAKGHEAGNPDGIIGANTRKAIRTAQQAQGWPADGYPTHKLLDSLRR from the coding sequence ATGCCCTCTCGTCTCACTCTCCGCTGGCAACCCCGCCAGCTGATCGCGGCCACAAGCTTCATCCTGCTCGTCGCCTGCGCCGAGAAACCCACCGCCGCCGACGCCCTGCCGCTGGCGCCCGCCCAGCCCGCTCCCGTCGTCACCCTGCCCGGCACCGCGCCCGAGGCAAGCAGTGAAATCCAGCCCCTGCAGACCTTCGCCCAATGGCAGGCCGGCTTCCGCCAGCAAGCCCTGCAGGCCGGTATCAGTGCCAACCTGTTCGACCGCGCCTTCCTCGGCGTCACCCCGGACATGGACGTGATCAAGGCCGACCGCAGCCAGCCCGAGTTCACCCGCCCGGTCTGGGAATACCTGGACGGCGCCCTGTCGCCACTGCGCGTGCGCAACGGCAAGAAACTGCTCGAGCAAAATGCCGAGCTGCTGGCCCGCATCGAGCAGCGCTACGGTGTCGATCGCCAGGTCCTGGTCTCGGTATGGGGCATGGAAAGCAACTTCGGCCAGTTCCAGGGCAGCAAGTCGGTGATCCGCTCACTGGCCACCCTGGCCTATGAGGGCCGCCGCCCACAGTTCGCCCAGGACCAGCTGATCGCCGCCCTGCAGATCCTGCAGAACGGCGACATCCAGCCCGACGCGATGCGCGGCTCCTGGGCCGGCGCCATGGGTCAGACCCAGTTCATCCCGACCACCTATCTTACCCACGCGGTGGACTTCGACGGTGACGGCCGCCGCGACATCTGGAACAGCACCGCCGACGCCCTGGCATCCACCGCGCACTACCTGCAGGCGTCCGGCTGGAAGCGTGGCCAGCCTTGGGGCTTCGAAGTGCAGGTGCCCGCCGGCTTCGACTACTGGCTGGCCGATGGCAGCCAGCGCAAGAGTGTCAGCGAATGGCTGCAGCTGGGCGTGAAACTGCCTGCCGGTACCACGCTGCCCGCCGGCAGCAGCCAGCTGTCCGCCGCCCTGCTGCTGCCTGCGGGCGCCCGTGGGCCGGCGTTCCTGGTGCTGGACAACTTCCGCGCCATCCTCAAGTACAACAATTCGTCGTCCTACGCGCTGGCGGTCAGCCTGCTGGGAGATCGCTTCTACGGGTGGGGGTTCATTGCCGGCAGCTGGCCGAAAGAAGACCTGCCATTGAGCCGCAGCGAACGAATCGAGCTGCAGACCTTGCTCAATGCCAAGGGGCATGAAGCAGGCAATCCGGATGGGATCATCGGCGCCAATACCCGCAAGGCGATCCGCACTGCCCAGCAGGCGCAGGGTTGGCCAGCGGATGGGTATCCGACGCACAAGCTGCTAGATAGCCTGCGTCGCTAG
- a CDS encoding LPS-assembly lipoprotein LptE, with protein sequence MIKRNLLVMGLAVLLSACGFQLRGTGTTELTIKELDLSARNAYGETVTQLRRTLQNSGVKVYAGAPYKLVLTNEQETQRAATYTGGNRSAEYELTTVLNYVVEGQNDTVLLEDKLQVQKYYVYDGNNINGSGQEAAQVRQEMRRDLVQGMMVRLQQLTPARLDDLQRKADERAKAEARALQEAQRIQDETPQQSPLEVPAP encoded by the coding sequence ATGATCAAACGCAATCTGCTGGTAATGGGCCTGGCTGTCCTGCTCAGCGCCTGCGGTTTCCAGCTGCGCGGCACAGGCACCACCGAGCTGACCATCAAGGAACTGGACCTCAGCGCACGCAACGCCTATGGCGAAACCGTCACCCAACTGCGCCGCACGCTGCAGAACAGCGGCGTGAAGGTCTACGCCGGTGCACCATACAAGCTCGTGCTTACCAATGAGCAGGAGACCCAGCGCGCTGCGACCTACACGGGCGGTAACCGCTCGGCCGAATACGAGCTGACCACCGTGCTGAACTATGTGGTCGAAGGCCAGAACGACACCGTGCTGCTGGAAGACAAGCTGCAAGTGCAAAAGTACTACGTGTATGACGGCAACAACATCAACGGCTCAGGCCAGGAGGCAGCGCAGGTCCGCCAGGAAATGCGTCGCGACCTGGTGCAGGGCATGATGGTTCGCCTGCAGCAGCTTACCCCGGCACGTCTGGACGACCTTCAGCGCAAGGCTGACGAGCGCGCCAAAGCCGAGGCACGCGCCCTGCAGGAAGCCCAGCGTATCCAGGACGAGACACCTCAGCAATCGCCACTGGAAGTCCCGGCTCCCTGA
- the lipB gene encoding lipoyl(octanoyl) transferase LipB gives MSGVLGIRDLGLQPYEPVLEAMRRFTEQRGPDSQDEVWLVEHPPVFTQGQAGKAEHLLIPGEIPVVQTDRGGQVTYHGPGQLVAYLLLDVRRLSIGVRELVSRIEQTLIDLLASYGVQAAAKPDAPGVYVDGAKIASLGLRIRNGRSFHGLALNVDMDLAPFRRINPCGYAGLAMTQLRDLAGPIELDEVRTRLRGQLVRHLDYAEQTTLTGGID, from the coding sequence ATGTCCGGTGTGCTCGGTATTCGCGATCTTGGCCTGCAGCCCTATGAACCGGTGCTGGAGGCCATGCGCCGCTTTACCGAGCAACGCGGCCCGGACAGTCAGGACGAAGTCTGGCTGGTCGAGCACCCGCCGGTATTCACCCAGGGCCAGGCCGGCAAGGCCGAGCACCTGCTGATCCCGGGGGAAATCCCGGTGGTGCAGACTGACCGCGGCGGCCAGGTCACCTACCACGGCCCCGGCCAACTGGTGGCCTACCTGCTGTTGGATGTGCGGCGCCTGAGCATCGGCGTGCGCGAGCTGGTCAGCCGCATCGAGCAGACGCTCATCGACCTGCTCGCCAGCTACGGTGTGCAGGCCGCGGCCAAGCCCGATGCCCCGGGCGTCTACGTCGATGGCGCGAAGATCGCGTCCCTTGGCCTTCGAATTCGCAACGGTCGTTCCTTCCACGGCCTTGCCCTGAACGTGGACATGGACCTTGCGCCATTCCGCCGAATCAACCCCTGTGGGTATGCGGGGCTGGCCATGACCCAGCTGCGTGACCTGGCAGGCCCGATCGAACTCGACGAGGTCAGGACGAGGCTGCGCGGACAGCTGGTCAGGCACCTCGACTATGCTGAGCAGACGACCCTCACGGGCGGAATCGACTGA
- the holA gene encoding DNA polymerase III subunit delta, giving the protein MKLAPAQLNKHLQGPLAPVYIVSGDDPLLCQEAADAIRSAARQQGYDERQVFSADANFDWGNLLLAGASLSLFAQRRLLELRLPSGKPGDKGAAALMEYCANPAEDTLLLISLPKLDGSAQKTKWGKALIEGAHCQFIQIWPVDAQQLPQWINQRLSQAGLSAQRDAVDLIAARVEGNLLAAAQEIEKLKLLAEGNQITVETVQAAVADSARFDVFGLVDAILNGEAAHALRMLEGLRGEGVEPPVILWALARELRLLAGLAQQFSQGVPLDKAFSQARPPVWDKRRPLVSKALQRLSAQRWAMLLQDAQRIDAQIKGQAEGSPWTSLARLSLLMAGQRLALPAE; this is encoded by the coding sequence ATGAAGCTCGCGCCCGCCCAACTCAACAAACACCTGCAAGGCCCGTTGGCACCTGTCTATATTGTCAGCGGCGACGATCCGCTGCTGTGCCAGGAAGCCGCCGACGCCATCCGCAGCGCCGCGCGCCAGCAGGGCTATGACGAACGCCAGGTGTTCAGCGCCGACGCCAATTTCGACTGGGGCAACCTGCTGCTGGCCGGCGCCAGCCTGTCGCTCTTTGCCCAGCGCCGATTGCTGGAACTGCGCCTGCCCTCGGGCAAGCCCGGCGACAAGGGCGCCGCCGCGCTAATGGAATACTGCGCCAATCCGGCCGAAGACACACTGCTGCTGATCAGCCTGCCCAAGCTCGACGGCAGCGCGCAGAAGACCAAGTGGGGCAAGGCGCTGATCGAAGGCGCGCACTGTCAGTTCATACAGATCTGGCCGGTGGACGCCCAGCAGTTACCGCAGTGGATCAACCAGCGCCTGTCACAGGCCGGCCTGTCAGCCCAGCGTGATGCTGTCGACCTGATTGCCGCTCGGGTCGAGGGCAACCTGCTGGCGGCCGCCCAGGAGATCGAAAAGCTCAAGCTGCTGGCCGAAGGCAACCAGATCACCGTGGAGACCGTCCAGGCCGCCGTCGCCGACAGTGCCCGTTTTGATGTCTTCGGTCTGGTTGACGCCATTCTCAACGGCGAGGCGGCCCATGCCTTGCGCATGCTCGAAGGGTTGCGCGGCGAAGGCGTGGAGCCGCCGGTGATTCTCTGGGCCCTGGCCCGCGAGCTGCGCCTGCTGGCGGGGCTTGCACAGCAGTTCAGCCAGGGCGTACCGCTGGACAAGGCATTCAGCCAGGCCCGCCCGCCGGTGTGGGACAAACGTCGTCCGTTGGTGAGCAAGGCCTTGCAGCGCCTCTCCGCGCAGCGCTGGGCCATGCTGCTGCAGGATGCCCAGCGTATCGATGCGCAGATCAAGGGACAGGCCGAGGGCTCGCCGTGGACCAGCCTGGCTCGCTTGTCCCTGCTCATGGCCGGACAGCGCTTGGCACTGCCTGCCGAATAA
- a CDS encoding S66 peptidase family protein, with amino-acid sequence MNCLETAEYLLPKALPDNACFAIVAPAGPARLDTDKARQWFEERGQQCRIYPGVLQADGYLAGGDEQRLRDLHDAFSAPDIDAILCMRGGYGSMRLLDRIDFELIRRHPKPLVGYSDITALHSALNRHAGMLAFHGAMLNADLLGGKLEPTVSSLFGQLRGRLGAGDAIGHPVEFPLTSVVPGAASGRLVGGNLSLLGATLGTLAQVDTQDSILFIEDVNEPLYRVDRLLTQLRLAGKLEGVRGVLVGDFAGITVAALTPLLLDIFGPLGVPVLAGWRSGHCDPNVCLPLGAKVRLDAEEQSLVLLQDLFRG; translated from the coding sequence ATGAACTGCCTGGAAACTGCTGAATACCTGTTGCCCAAGGCCTTGCCTGACAACGCCTGCTTCGCCATCGTCGCACCGGCTGGGCCGGCGCGGCTGGATACCGACAAGGCCCGTCAATGGTTCGAAGAGCGTGGTCAGCAATGCCGCATCTACCCTGGAGTGCTGCAGGCGGACGGTTACCTTGCCGGCGGCGACGAGCAGCGCCTGCGCGACCTGCACGATGCGTTCAGTGCCCCGGATATCGACGCCATCCTGTGCATGCGCGGCGGTTACGGCAGCATGCGCCTGCTGGACCGCATCGACTTCGAACTGATCCGTCGCCATCCCAAGCCGTTGGTAGGTTACAGCGACATCACCGCCCTGCATTCGGCGCTCAACCGACATGCCGGGATGCTGGCCTTCCATGGCGCCATGCTCAATGCCGACCTGCTGGGGGGCAAGCTTGAGCCGACCGTCAGCTCACTGTTCGGGCAATTGCGGGGGCGTCTGGGGGCGGGCGATGCTATTGGCCATCCTGTCGAGTTCCCGCTCACCAGCGTGGTGCCCGGGGCTGCCAGCGGGCGTCTGGTGGGTGGCAACCTGTCGCTGCTCGGTGCCACGCTGGGGACGCTGGCGCAAGTCGATACCCAGGACAGCATCCTGTTTATCGAGGACGTCAACGAGCCGCTCTACCGTGTCGACCGGCTACTGACCCAGCTGCGCCTGGCCGGCAAGCTGGAAGGGGTGCGAGGAGTGCTGGTGGGGGACTTTGCCGGGATCACGGTGGCGGCGTTGACGCCGCTGCTGTTGGATATCTTCGGTCCGCTCGGGGTGCCGGTGCTGGCCGGGTGGCGCAGTGGGCACTGTGATCCGAATGTGTGCTTGCCGTTGGGTGCAAAAGTGCGGCTGGATGCCGAAGAGCAGAGTCTGGTGCTGTTGCAGGATCTGTTCAGGGGTTGA
- the lipA gene encoding lipoyl synthase, with product MTTVQEAVPNLIPTQDVTPRPAPKKVEAGVKLRGAEKVARIPVKIIPTEELPKKPDWIRVRIPVSPEVDRIKQLLRKHKLHSVCEEASCPNLGECFSGGTATFMIMGDICTRRCPFCDVGHGRPKPLDLDEPKNLAIAIADLRLKYVVITSVDRDDLRDGGAQHFADCIREIRALSPGVQLETLVPDYRGRMDVALEITAQTPPDVFNHNLETVPRLYKAARPGSDYDWSLDLLQKFKQMVPHVPTKSGLMLGLGETDDEVIEVMHRMREHDIDMLTLGQYLQPSRNHLPVQRFVHPDTFAWFAEEGYKMGFKNVASGPLVRSSYHADQQAHEAKIKL from the coding sequence ATGACAACTGTGCAAGAAGCCGTGCCGAACCTGATCCCCACGCAAGACGTGACTCCGCGCCCTGCGCCCAAAAAAGTCGAGGCCGGCGTGAAATTGCGCGGCGCCGAGAAGGTGGCGCGCATCCCGGTGAAAATCATCCCCACCGAAGAGCTGCCGAAAAAGCCCGACTGGATTCGCGTACGCATCCCGGTTTCGCCGGAGGTCGACCGCATCAAGCAACTGCTGCGCAAGCACAAGCTGCACAGCGTGTGCGAAGAGGCCTCCTGCCCGAACCTGGGCGAGTGCTTCTCCGGCGGCACCGCGACCTTCATGATCATGGGCGACATCTGCACCCGCCGCTGCCCGTTCTGCGACGTTGGCCACGGCCGTCCGAAGCCCCTGGACCTGGACGAGCCGAAGAACCTGGCCATCGCCATCGCCGACTTGCGTCTGAAGTACGTGGTGATCACCTCGGTGGACCGCGACGACCTGCGTGACGGCGGTGCCCAGCACTTCGCCGACTGCATCCGCGAAATCCGTGCGCTGTCGCCGGGCGTCCAGCTGGAAACCCTGGTACCGGACTACCGTGGGCGCATGGACGTGGCGCTGGAAATCACCGCGCAGACCCCGCCGGACGTGTTCAACCACAACCTCGAGACCGTGCCGCGCCTGTACAAGGCCGCGCGTCCTGGCTCGGACTACGACTGGTCGCTGGACCTGCTGCAGAAGTTCAAGCAGATGGTCCCGCACGTGCCGACCAAGTCCGGCCTGATGCTGGGCCTGGGCGAGACCGACGACGAGGTGATCGAGGTCATGCACCGGATGCGCGAGCACGACATCGACATGCTGACCCTCGGCCAGTACCTGCAGCCGTCGCGCAACCACCTGCCGGTACAGCGCTTCGTGCACCCGGACACCTTCGCCTGGTTCGCCGAGGAAGGTTACAAGATGGGCTTCAAGAACGTCGCCTCCGGCCCGCTGGTGCGCTCGTCGTACCACGCCGATCAGCAGGCCCACGAAGCCAAGATCAAGCTCTGA
- the leuS gene encoding leucine--tRNA ligase: protein MHEQYTPRDVEAAAQNAWDEQQSFAVTEQPGKDTYYCLSMFPYPSGKLHMGHVRNYTIGDVIARYQRMLGKNVLQPMGWDAFGMPAENAAMKNNVAPAKWTYENIDYMKTQLKSLGLAIDWSREVTTCKPDYYRWEQWLFTRLFEKGIIYRKNGTVNWDPADQTVLANEQVIDGRGWRSGALIEKREIPMYYFRITDYADELLESLDELPGWPEQVKTMQRNWIGKSRGMEVQFPYDQASIGHPGTLKVFTTRPDTLMGATYVAVAAEHPLATQAAQGNPALQAFIDECKSGSVAEADMATQEKKGMATSLFVEHPLTGEKLPVWVANYVLMHYGDGAVMAVPAHDERDFEFAHKYNLPVKAVVRTSVGDEVGSEWLAAYGEHGQLINSGEFDGLDFQGAFDAIEAALIRKDLGKSRTQFRLRDWGISRQRYWGCPIPIIHCPSCGDVPVPEDQLPVTLPENVVPDGAGSPLARMPEFYECTCPKCGTAAKRETDTMDTFVESSWYFARYASPNYDKGLVDPKAANHWLPVDQYIGGIEHAILHLLYARFFHKLMRDEGLVTSNEPFKNLLTQGMVVAETYYRVASNGGKDWFNPADVEVERDAKAKIIGARLKTDGLPVEIGGTEKMSKSKNNGVDPQSMIEQYGADTCRLFMMFASPPDMSLEWSDSGVEGASRFLRRVWRLAQAHVAQGLPGPLDIAALSDEQKVIRRAIHAAIKQASTDVGQYHKFNTAIAQVMTVMNVLEKAPQATAQDRALLHEGLEAVTLLLAPITPHISHELWKALGHDQAAIDAAWPTVDESALVQDTVTLVVQVNGKLRGQVEMPAAASREDIEAAARSNENVLRFTDGLTIRKVIVVPGKLVNIVAN, encoded by the coding sequence ATGCACGAACAATACACGCCCCGTGATGTAGAAGCCGCCGCCCAGAATGCCTGGGACGAGCAACAATCGTTCGCTGTCACCGAACAGCCAGGCAAAGACACGTACTACTGCCTATCGATGTTCCCGTACCCGAGCGGCAAGCTACACATGGGCCACGTGCGCAACTACACCATCGGTGACGTGATCGCCCGCTACCAGCGCATGCTGGGCAAGAACGTCCTGCAACCGATGGGCTGGGACGCTTTCGGCATGCCGGCGGAAAACGCCGCGATGAAGAACAACGTCGCCCCGGCCAAGTGGACCTACGAGAACATCGACTACATGAAGACCCAGCTCAAGAGCCTGGGTCTGGCCATCGACTGGTCGCGTGAAGTCACCACCTGCAAGCCGGACTACTACCGCTGGGAGCAGTGGCTGTTCACCCGCCTGTTCGAGAAGGGCATCATCTACCGCAAGAACGGCACCGTGAACTGGGACCCGGCGGACCAGACCGTACTGGCCAACGAGCAGGTCATCGACGGCCGTGGTTGGCGTTCGGGCGCGCTGATCGAGAAGCGCGAAATCCCGATGTACTACTTCCGCATCACCGACTACGCCGACGAGTTGCTGGAAAGCCTCGATGAGCTGCCGGGCTGGCCCGAGCAGGTCAAGACCATGCAGCGCAACTGGATCGGCAAGTCCCGCGGCATGGAGGTGCAGTTCCCGTACGACCAGGCCAGCATCGGTCACCCGGGCACCCTGAAGGTCTTCACCACCCGCCCGGACACCCTGATGGGCGCGACCTACGTGGCCGTCGCCGCCGAACACCCGCTGGCCACCCAGGCCGCCCAGGGCAACCCGGCGCTGCAGGCGTTCATCGACGAGTGCAAGAGCGGCAGCGTCGCCGAGGCCGACATGGCCACGCAGGAGAAGAAAGGCATGGCCACTTCCCTGTTCGTCGAGCACCCGCTGACCGGCGAAAAACTGCCGGTGTGGGTCGCCAACTACGTATTGATGCACTACGGCGACGGCGCGGTCATGGCCGTGCCGGCCCATGACGAGCGCGACTTCGAGTTCGCCCACAAGTACAACCTGCCGGTCAAGGCAGTGGTGCGCACCAGCGTCGGCGACGAAGTCGGCAGCGAGTGGCTGGCCGCCTACGGCGAGCATGGCCAGCTGATCAACTCCGGCGAGTTCGACGGCCTGGACTTCCAGGGCGCCTTCGACGCCATCGAGGCCGCGCTGATCCGCAAGGACCTGGGCAAGTCGCGCACCCAGTTCCGCCTGCGCGACTGGGGCATCAGCCGCCAGCGCTACTGGGGCTGCCCGATCCCGATCATCCACTGCCCGTCCTGCGGCGACGTACCTGTGCCGGAAGACCAGCTGCCCGTCACCCTGCCGGAAAACGTTGTCCCAGACGGCGCCGGCTCGCCGCTGGCGCGTATGCCCGAATTCTATGAGTGCACCTGCCCGAAATGCGGCACCGCGGCCAAGCGCGAAACCGACACCATGGACACCTTCGTGGAGTCGTCCTGGTACTTCGCCCGCTACGCCTCGCCGAACTACGACAAGGGCCTGGTCGACCCCAAAGCCGCCAACCACTGGCTGCCGGTGGACCAGTATATCGGCGGTATCGAACACGCAATCCTGCACCTGCTGTACGCGCGCTTCTTCCACAAGCTGATGCGCGACGAAGGCCTGGTGACCTCCAACGAGCCGTTCAAGAACCTGCTGACCCAGGGCATGGTCGTCGCCGAAACCTACTACCGTGTCGCCAGCAACGGTGGCAAGGACTGGTTCAACCCGGCCGACGTCGAGGTCGAGCGTGACGCCAAGGCCAAGATCATCGGCGCGCGCCTGAAGACCGACGGCCTGCCGGTGGAAATCGGCGGCACCGAGAAGATGTCGAAGTCGAAGAACAACGGCGTCGACCCGCAATCGATGATCGAGCAGTACGGCGCCGATACCTGCCGCCTGTTCATGATGTTCGCCTCGCCGCCCGACATGAGCCTGGAGTGGTCCGACTCCGGCGTCGAGGGTGCCAGCCGCTTCCTGCGCCGCGTCTGGCGCCTGGCCCAGGCCCATGTGGCCCAGGGCCTGCCGGGCCCGCTGGACATCGCCGCCCTGAGCGACGAGCAGAAGGTCATCCGCCGCGCCATCCACGCCGCCATCAAGCAAGCCAGCACCGACGTGGGCCAGTACCACAAGTTCAATACCGCCATCGCCCAGGTGATGACCGTGATGAACGTGCTGGAAAAGGCCCCACAGGCCACCGCCCAGGACCGCGCGCTGCTGCACGAAGGCCTCGAGGCCGTCACCCTGCTGCTGGCACCGATCACCCCGCACATCTCCCACGAGCTGTGGAAGGCGCTGGGCCATGATCAGGCGGCGATCGACGCGGCCTGGCCGACCGTCGACGAAAGCGCCCTGGTGCAGGACACCGTGACCCTGGTGGTGCAGGTCAACGGCAAGCTGCGTGGCCAGGTCGAAATGCCGGCCGCCGCCAGCCGCGAGGACATCGAAGCCGCCGCCCGCAGCAACGAGAACGTCCTGCGCTTCACCGACGGCCTGACCATCCGCAAGGTCATCGTCGTACCGGGCAAACTGGTCAACATCGTCGCCAACTGA
- the arfA gene encoding alternative ribosome rescue factor ArfA → MSKKPKKHGPNKAKSIVAQPLFRCRQERPEKGKGSYRREAFQSRDWEASCFMAA, encoded by the coding sequence ATGAGCAAGAAGCCGAAAAAGCACGGCCCCAACAAGGCCAAGTCCATCGTCGCCCAACCGCTGTTCCGCTGCCGCCAGGAACGGCCGGAAAAAGGCAAAGGCAGCTACCGCCGCGAAGCCTTCCAATCGAGAGATTGGGAGGCTTCCTGCTTTATGGCGGCATGA
- a CDS encoding DUF493 domain-containing protein: protein MSEEDVKSHKIEFPCEDYPIKVIGDTVVGFRDTVIEILSKHAKVDLSTLAERQSKEGKYTTVQLHIVAESENQLHDINSALRATGIVKMVL from the coding sequence ATGAGCGAAGAAGACGTCAAGTCGCACAAGATCGAATTCCCCTGCGAGGACTACCCGATCAAGGTGATCGGCGACACCGTTGTCGGTTTCCGCGACACCGTGATCGAGATCCTCAGCAAGCACGCCAAGGTCGACCTGTCGACCCTGGCCGAGCGCCAGAGCAAGGAAGGCAAGTACACTACGGTACAACTGCATATCGTTGCCGAGAGCGAGAACCAGCTGCACGACATCAACAGTGCCCTGCGTGCCACCGGCATCGTGAAAATGGTGCTGTGA